TTTCTTATGTAATTAATTATCCCGTATAATTCTTTTGAGTGATAGATGAATCTATCCAATTACGTAAGTATTTTTTGCTTGCACTACCCACAATCCTGGTTCGCAAACAGTAGTATTTGCTTTTCCAACCTCAAGAAAACTAGACAGCAACATTTTCCATCACATGCCATAATATTCTCTAGTCAATTCTAAGGCCAagccactattttttttttgttttcactcCAAATGGTTGCCAAGAAGTACGACTTATTTTCAAATTGGGTTATAGGGATGGATTGGATCATGCTAAGGATAGACTGCTCAAGACTCTTCTGGCTCCGCTTTCGTGTTTTCTCTTATGAAAACCATGAAGGAAAGCCTCGGATTTAGGGCACATCgaatttttgcttaaaattagtTAGCTAGCTATATCTTCCCACGTACGTCAAAAAATCCTTAGTctcatccttttcttctttttatttccatAAAGTTTCCAAAAGTTTTGGCTACAGCATAAGGATGTATAGAAAGCAAGGTCAAGAAGTGCATACTTTCGATGAAACCAAAGGTGATCATGGCTATGCTGAAACTGATCCTACAGGCCGGTATGGTCGGGTAAGTTTTAGCCTTTACATCGTCACACATGCTCTACATATATTTTTGGTGTCTTCTTTTTGGTTCTTATCTTATTGCACTTACTTTTACAAGTTGCCTTGATTCCCATAGCATTGAATATAAGTTAAAGTCCTCCTAATAGTTGTGCCTTCACCAAGTCTTGCCATGATTCACAATTCAGGATCACTTTGATGTTTAGCATATGTAATTGGCTTAACGGGTCTGGATTAGCATGTACAAGATAAGATTGTTCCTTGAatgggacaaaaaaaaaaaaaaacatcaagtgAAGTTGTCGTATTCTACTCCTTCCAGTTTTATGCGCCAAGTGTGTGTACATAGTTTGAAGAGGTTCAACATGATTGCACATAGTAATGAATTCTTTTTAGATGTCACACGTACATGTATACAATGTCAATACATgaatctcaatattttaattggGCAGACCTTCATTTGTTTTAGTTAGAAAAGGTCACTGTCCTaatctttttgtttatgttaaattttggTTTTCGTCATCCCCAGAAATTGATGATTTATTAATAAACTAGTtggtgaaaaaatattgaattactattttttgttgttgcaaaGACTGTGAGCTATGATTTTATGATTCGGTGGTTATTAGAGAGTAGAGACAATTATtatgaatgatgatgatgatttgcACGTGTTTAATCCAAGATTTCGACTTAGTTTCTCCCTGGGAATGATTGactgattaattaattgattgatggGATTACTGAAAAACATATTAGGATCACTTATGACAAGAACTGGTTGTGTTTTACATGAATAGTTTGAAGAAGTTCTTGGCAAAGGAGCAATGAAAACAGTGTACAAGGCCATAGATGAATTCCTAGGAATAGAGGTGGCATGGAACCGGGTCAAACTCAATCAGGTGCTTTGCTCACCAGATGATTTGCAGAGGCTTTACTCAGAAGTTCATCTGCTCAGCACCCTCAACCATGACTCCATCATCAAATTTTACACCTCTTGGATTGATGTTCGTCGAAAGACTTTTAACTTCATCACTGAAATGTTCACTTCAGGAACTCTTAGAGAGTAATTTCCTTCGCAATTCAAAATAGATTCTTTCTTTAACCTGGTGTGTCTTATGCTATAATGTAATAACTATCTGCTATTTGGCAGATACCGCAAAAAATATACCCGTGTGAACATCCGAGCTATCAAGAAATGGGCTCGACAAATCTTGGAGGGCATTGTGTATCTACATGGCCATGATCCTCCAGTAATTCATCGAGACCTAAAATGTGACAATATCTTTGTCAATGGCCATCTTGGACAGGTCAAGATTGGTGATCTAGGCCTTGCGGCAATTCTCCGGGGTTCCCAATCAGCACACAGTGTCATAGGTACTCATTTTTCCTACTTTAGTGCCTGGATTAATGTCTCTTCTGTTTCTGCTGACTATTATCATCATTACTATTTGGTGACCATCGCTAGGAACTCCGGAATTCATGGCGCCAGAACTATATGAGGAGAATTACAATGAACTAGTTGATGTCTACTCGTTTGGCATGTGTGTGTTAGAGATGCTCACAAGCGAATACCCTTATAGTGAATGCACTAATCCAGCACAAATTTACAAGAAAGTCACATCGGTAAAATCTGGTTTCATATTAAGATTCATAATTTCTGATGAGCTAGAGTATGACCtgcatattatttttgttatgcaGGGGAAGTTACCAGCAGTGTTCCACCGGATTCAAGACTTGGAAGCTCAGCGGTTTATTGGAAAATGCTTAGTAACTGCTGCAAAGAGATTGTCAGCGAAAGAGCTACTGCTTGATCCATTTCTTGCATCTGATGAAGCTGAACTGCCACATGTTCCAAGGTTCAGAAAACAGAAGCCATTTCTGAATGACAGGGAAATGGAGAAACTGCAGCTGAATGATCATCCCCCAAGGACAGACATGACGATCACAGGGAAGCTGAACCCTGAAGACGATACCATCTTTCTAAAAGTGCAAATTGCTAATGAAGATGGTAAGGGTCCAATTATCTCTTTTTAGGCAAACGTTTTACAGATTTGTTCTTCTggaattgtttgtttgtttctaaaaagaaggaaaaatatacATAGATTTTGCCATCCTAATGTCAGTGTGGCTTTAATAGGCTCGGTTAACTGGTCAGTATTTGTGGATCAGCATTTATCTCTAGTGCTTTCCCTTCATTGTTTTATTGCAGGAACTCTTAGGAACATATTCTTTCCTTTCGACATTTTACATGATACACCAATCGATGTTGCAATGGAGATGGTCAAGGAGCTTGAGATAGATGATTGGGAACCATTTGAAATTGCTGATATGATTGACGGGGCGATTTCAGCTCTGGTGCCGAATTGGAAGAAATGGGACTTACCTCATATTGAATCCCACCATACATTTGACTACCAAGAAGATGATGGGCATGATCATCCTTTCCACTCCTCCTCCTCATGTTCATCATCTCCTGCATCCCTATCAGGATTAATGCCACATTTGCTCCAAGGTATGTCTCCCAAGATGCATTACAGCTGACTGTTTGTGGTTTTGGTCTCGTAACCAGTATAGTAGGATCCCCATTTAAGCTATGCATCAGCAGCCTAACCAAAGAACCAGTTAGTGATTGCTTGGCTTCGGTTTGTCTAATCAAAATTAAGTAGGAATATCTCCCTTTTATACAGagtaatttctttttagaatatTGGAAATGCATATCTTGCTTTGAGCAGCTAGAGTCAAATGTCATTTCTATCTTCTCTAAAAAAGCTACAGGCAGAACAAACTAGGTATCCCATGTTCCTTCAGATAGGCAAATAGAATAACTAGTTAATATGCATGCTGGGACTTGGGTTAACATTTCAAAATCACAATATCAATTGGAAACAATTGCTGTTgcagatgatttgtttgatgaTACCAGCTCTCAAAGCTCTTCACACTCAGGATCATATTCTTGCTTGAACTACATATCTGGCGACGAGCACAAGTTTGATTTAAGCTCAACAAGGAGAGATAAACATCTGATCACAAGGACTCAAAATTCAACAAGATTCTGTCCTCAGgaaaattcaaattctaatATTGGGCAGGCACTTGCTACAAACGCCTACAACCACTGCAAGGTTTTGCTAGAATCACAAACTAGAGCCTCGAGCTCTAAAAGCAAAAGGATGATGGACAGTCGTAGATTAACAAGGAACCGGTCACTGGTAGATATTCGTAGCCAGCTACTACACCGATCATTAGTGGAAGAAGTGCACAAGAGACGATTGTCCAAGACAGTAGGAGATGTAGAAGATGTTGGTTTTCAGAAACCTACTGAGGTTTGCAAAAAGACATCACAACGGACTTCGAGCAGAAGAACTTGAAAATTAGCCTTTGTGTATATCACAGATGAATAAGAGAGTTGATGATCTTGTTCCTGCAGAATGGAGCTATCAAGAAAATGCTTCAAGTACCAGCTAGATTACCCCTTACGCGGTAACTGTACAAACAACTAAATGAGGAAGCTTTGTCGGGCATCCATGTCAGTTAGTACTGAAAATTCCCAGGTGAAAGGTAGAGTGCTAGATACATAGTCAGTGTAAATATGTACTGACATGTTTTGTGCTGTGTGAAACTAGCTGTATTtgcaatataattattattgctTTCTTTTACTTGCAGCCATGGGCAAACATTATGCATTTATATTCGAAGTTCGGCTTTTTACGAAGTCTTGCTTCCAGTTTTTCACATGTAAAACCCCATATGAAAATGTTTCAGGAAGCCTGCAAGTaaaacctttattttaattagggtTAAACCTGAAAAGGGGATATCCTGATCCTGAGATTTTTGACGGAGTAAAAGCAACAACAGTTTCAACCATATGGTCATGTCATCAATAGTTACATGGATTGCTTGCTgggatttaatattttgtcaATATGGTGAAACAAGTGGAAGCAATGCATCACCGAAACCATATAATGCAGTAGAGCATGCTGTGCTCTTTATGTCCATAATTGCAAGGCATTAACTGTCTAGATTTCACATTTGTGTACCATCTGCAGTGCCCGGTTGTTTGCCTTTAATTTTTACTGGGTGGATCCTGCCTGAATTATGATGCTCCCACTTTTTCTCAAAAGAGGTCGCATCGATAACTTCATTGGTAGAAAAGCATTTCTCTTGAGGTTTCTGACTTTGATACAAGTTGATGACAGCGAATACTTCTATATTGTTTTCTAACTTTAATCCAGCAGGATCTGATTGATGGGTTGGAAAATTCGAGTCTCTCTATATATTATGTATGAAAGTAACAAGTCCTGAGGAGCTAGGTGGTTTTGCATGAAAAGAGACTCATCAAGTGTGCAATCATGGGTAAGGATCCCTAAGGGCTACTGGACAGTTAGGTTATCCCCCCTCCCTAGCCTCCATGTGGTCCTCCTTGCTTCCTTCACAGACATACCAGGAATGTGATAATCTGGTGGTCCCTGTAGGTGATTCACAAGAATTCAGACCTTCCTCGGATCACAGATCTTCAGCTATCCTAAGATTTAGTTTTTGGAAGAACTAAGCTTGCTACCTTAATGAATGTAGTTTCATTGTTGATGCATGAGAttttccacatgattttttatctaactgttggattgattgaatttttactagagattttagaggttttttttttctataaagtgAATTTATATAGTCATGATCTAAAATTGAAAAgacctttaaataaataaggttTAGAAGTtataatttagaatttgttatattttactagttgatttataattctttttactatttaatttagatctattttataattctttttagatttgtttagtATTTTGTCCTAGTATATAAGCATATGTAAGATGaagttttgattaaagaaaatattgtaataaaaagttaaattagaATTTCTGTGTGGTGACCTGTTCAGCAcaattctatcattttttgTGCTTGTTGACTTTCTTATGTTGTTTCCATCTACATTAATTGGTATAAGAACTCAATGATTCCTAGTGGTTAGTTGTTGTATGTTGTTGAATAATCATGGCTGGAAGAGATGGTCACAAAACAAGACATGCTCATGAGGAGCGAATGAGAAGGTTCTCCCTTAAGAAATAGATATTCAGAAACAGGCGATAAAAGACATGCATAGATAGATTGTGGAATTGATCCGTCAGTTAGTGAAGGTCAG
This window of the Populus trichocarpa isolate Nisqually-1 chromosome 13, P.trichocarpa_v4.1, whole genome shotgun sequence genome carries:
- the LOC7465164 gene encoding probable serine/threonine-protein kinase WNK4, which encodes MYRKQGQEVHTFDETKGDHGYAETDPTGRYGRFEEVLGKGAMKTVYKAIDEFLGIEVAWNRVKLNQVLCSPDDLQRLYSEVHLLSTLNHDSIIKFYTSWIDVRRKTFNFITEMFTSGTLREYRKKYTRVNIRAIKKWARQILEGIVYLHGHDPPVIHRDLKCDNIFVNGHLGQVKIGDLGLAAILRGSQSAHSVIGTPEFMAPELYEENYNELVDVYSFGMCVLEMLTSEYPYSECTNPAQIYKKVTSGKLPAVFHRIQDLEAQRFIGKCLVTAAKRLSAKELLLDPFLASDEAELPHVPRFRKQKPFLNDREMEKLQLNDHPPRTDMTITGKLNPEDDTIFLKVQIANEDGTLRNIFFPFDILHDTPIDVAMEMVKELEIDDWEPFEIADMIDGAISALVPNWKKWDLPHIESHHTFDYQEDDGHDHPFHSSSSCSSSPASLSGLMPHLLQDDLFDDTSSQSSSHSGSYSCLNYISGDEHKFDLSSTRRDKHLITRTQNSTRFCPQENSNSNIGQALATNAYNHCKVLLESQTRASSSKSKRMMDSRRLTRNRSLVDIRSQLLHRSLVEEVHKRRLSKTVGDVEDVGFQKPTEVCKKTSQRTSSRRT